The proteins below come from a single Salinilacihabitans rarus genomic window:
- a CDS encoding DUF6149 family protein produces the protein MKIRQNARHFASRKALEMPGVRSVARYGLVRLHTRVFTGKADPDRADERETHLDAFFDATMDAYLEALRAGYSEAEAREITHLQANFDFYNHGWTEMMEIPADELDAHYERYADFFETWGITIDDPLGEFEPEGGVPEAPSTPAKLDDPEHPHAEGGFADDVYVETEDGDLVVGGREEPEDVDVSRAVGVDDEAVDE, from the coding sequence ATGAAGATCCGTCAGAACGCCCGCCACTTCGCCTCGCGGAAGGCCCTCGAAATGCCCGGCGTCCGCTCTGTTGCCCGGTACGGTCTCGTGCGCCTGCACACGAGGGTCTTCACCGGGAAGGCCGACCCCGACCGCGCCGACGAGCGCGAGACCCACCTCGACGCCTTCTTCGACGCGACGATGGACGCCTACCTCGAGGCGCTGCGCGCGGGCTACTCGGAGGCCGAGGCCCGCGAGATCACCCACCTGCAGGCCAACTTCGACTTCTACAACCACGGCTGGACCGAGATGATGGAGATCCCCGCCGACGAACTCGACGCCCACTACGAGCGCTACGCCGACTTCTTCGAGACGTGGGGGATCACGATCGACGACCCCCTCGGCGAGTTCGAGCCCGAGGGCGGCGTTCCGGAGGCGCCGTCGACGCCCGCGAAACTCGACGATCCGGAACACCCCCACGCCGAGGGCGGCTTCGCCGACGACGTCTACGTCGAGACCGAGGACGGCGACCTCGTGGTCGGCGGCCGGGAGGAACCCGAGGACGTCGACGTCTCGCGGGCGGTCGGCGTCGACGACGAGGCCGTCGACGAGTGA
- a CDS encoding NAD(P)/FAD-dependent oxidoreductase: MTEYVIIGDGISGSSAAETLREEDPEGSITVITDEGEPLYNRILIKEHAKGKLPEAPISIHEEEWYDERDIDLSLDTHVTRIDTDEKVVHTHEGEDIGYDKLLIATGGTPTQLPVPNSDADGIHHFWTFQDARKIREAAEGSDRAVIVGAGLLGIDFAAVCGAQDIEGKYLMRGDRWWRYALSADGAEIMHEGMRSKGVEPVFESGVDEFEVDDDGHVTAAVDPNGDRYECDWAGVAIGLTFNTEFLRDSDVEQNNGIVVDEYMQTSVEDVYAAGDITRFYDVLLGEQAQNGSWGSAKEQGRVAGVNMAADDEAEPFEWVSSYSITHFDFPFLSFGHPTLGDDHAERKYSDTEWRRIAFKDGKIVGGVLIGDLSPQSKFKQLMREGRVVADQKEVLLEKSVDLDELAPTQEQ; encoded by the coding sequence ATGACTGAGTACGTCATCATCGGCGACGGGATCTCGGGCAGTTCGGCCGCCGAGACGCTCCGGGAGGAGGACCCGGAGGGGTCGATCACCGTCATCACCGATGAGGGGGAGCCCCTCTACAATCGAATCCTGATCAAAGAGCACGCGAAGGGGAAACTCCCGGAGGCGCCCATCTCCATCCACGAGGAGGAGTGGTACGACGAGCGCGACATCGACCTCTCGCTCGACACCCACGTCACCCGGATCGACACCGACGAGAAGGTCGTCCACACCCACGAGGGCGAGGACATCGGCTACGACAAACTCCTGATCGCCACCGGCGGCACCCCCACACAGCTTCCGGTCCCCAACAGCGACGCCGACGGCATCCACCACTTCTGGACGTTTCAGGACGCCCGGAAGATCCGCGAGGCGGCCGAGGGCTCCGACCGGGCGGTCATCGTCGGCGCGGGCCTGCTCGGGATCGACTTCGCGGCGGTCTGTGGCGCACAGGACATCGAGGGCAAGTACCTGATGCGCGGCGACCGCTGGTGGCGCTACGCGCTCTCGGCCGACGGCGCCGAGATCATGCACGAGGGCATGCGCTCGAAGGGCGTCGAACCGGTCTTCGAGAGCGGCGTCGACGAGTTCGAGGTCGACGACGACGGCCACGTGACGGCCGCGGTCGACCCCAACGGCGACCGCTACGAGTGTGACTGGGCCGGCGTCGCCATCGGCCTGACGTTCAACACCGAGTTCCTCCGCGACAGCGACGTCGAGCAGAACAACGGCATCGTCGTCGACGAGTACATGCAGACCAGCGTCGAGGACGTCTACGCGGCCGGCGACATCACCCGCTTCTACGACGTGTTGCTCGGCGAGCAGGCCCAGAACGGCTCGTGGGGCTCCGCGAAGGAACAGGGCCGCGTCGCCGGCGTCAACATGGCCGCCGACGACGAGGCCGAGCCCTTCGAGTGGGTCTCCTCGTACTCGATCACTCACTTCGACTTCCCCTTCCTCTCCTTTGGCCACCCGACGCTGGGCGACGACCACGCCGAGCGCAAGTACTCCGACACCGAGTGGCGCCGCATCGCCTTCAAGGACGGCAAGATCGTCGGCGGCGTCCTCATCGGCGACCTCTCGCCCCAGAGCAAGTTCAAGCAACTGATGCGCGAGGGCCGCGTCGTCGCCGACCAGAAGGAGGTCCTGCTCGAGAAGTCGGTCGACCTCGACGAACTCGCGCCGACCCAGGAACAGTAA